A window of Komagataeibacter medellinensis NBRC 3288 contains these coding sequences:
- a CDS encoding TetR/AcrR family transcriptional regulator, with protein sequence MKIAEKHRAARQHILEAARPLIGQRGFSAVGLAQILDVAGIPKGSFYHYFESKEAFGEALLQTYIDDYLIKMDDILGDRNTNAAQRITRYCQFWRDTHIEGQIGNKCLIVKLAAEVSDLSERMRAILDVGTRTVIDRISAVIATGQAEGSIGNTRQPAPVLAASLYQLWLGSTLMVKITHSSPPFDHARAASRQLLEI encoded by the coding sequence ATGAAGATCGCAGAAAAACATCGCGCTGCCCGGCAGCACATCCTTGAAGCGGCCCGGCCGCTGATCGGCCAGCGTGGTTTTTCGGCTGTCGGTCTGGCGCAGATACTGGATGTCGCGGGCATTCCCAAGGGATCATTTTATCACTACTTCGAGTCAAAAGAAGCATTTGGTGAGGCCCTGCTCCAGACTTACATAGATGACTATCTGATAAAGATGGATGACATTCTTGGTGACCGCAACACGAATGCAGCGCAACGGATCACCCGTTACTGTCAATTCTGGCGCGATACCCATATCGAAGGGCAGATCGGGAACAAATGCCTGATCGTAAAGCTGGCAGCCGAAGTATCAGACCTGTCCGAACGGATGCGCGCCATTCTGGATGTCGGCACCCGTACGGTCATTGACCGGATCAGCGCAGTCATTGCCACCGGTCAGGCGGAAGGGTCCATTGGCAATACACGGCAACCCGCGCCGGTGCTGGCGGCATCGCTGTACCAGCTCTGGCTGGGTTCGACGCTTATGGTGAAGATCACCCACAGCTCTCCGCCGTTTGATCATGCCAGGGCAGCAAGCAGGCAGCTACTGGAAATCTAG
- a CDS encoding iron-containing alcohol dehydrogenase, with amino-acid sequence MQNFEFYNPTRVLFGKGMIARLDEQLSPEARVLVLYGGSSAERSGTLNEVRAALGKRTFREFGGIEANPTYETLMNAVAMVRAEKLDFLLAVGGGSVMDGTKFVAAAVPYEGEPWDILVSKGEAAKRALPLGTVVTLPATGSEMNCLSVISRQSTGDKLLFSNPLVYPRFSVLDPMRTMSLPMKQVINGVVDSFVHVMEQYMTYPVDGMAQDRFSEGLLSSLVEIGPRIVATPEDYDLRSNLMGVATLALNGLIGAGVPHDWTTHMIGHEITAKYHIDHARTLATVFPALLKVRRTEKRAKLLQYAARVWNLTEDKEDERIDAVIRKTEEFFENLGVPTHLSAYGIGAEGINDLVQQLEDHGMTHLGENGDVTLDVSRQILEAAA; translated from the coding sequence ATGCAGAATTTCGAATTCTACAACCCCACCCGGGTCCTGTTTGGCAAAGGCATGATTGCACGCCTTGATGAACAGCTGTCACCTGAAGCCCGCGTACTCGTTCTGTATGGTGGCTCCAGCGCGGAACGCAGCGGCACGCTGAATGAGGTACGAGCGGCACTGGGCAAGCGGACCTTCCGTGAGTTTGGTGGCATTGAAGCCAACCCCACTTACGAAACCCTGATGAACGCCGTGGCCATGGTACGGGCAGAAAAGCTTGACTTCCTGCTTGCAGTCGGTGGCGGATCGGTCATGGATGGCACCAAATTCGTTGCTGCCGCCGTGCCGTATGAAGGCGAACCATGGGACATTCTGGTCAGTAAGGGCGAAGCGGCAAAGAGAGCGCTGCCGCTGGGCACCGTTGTGACCCTGCCCGCCACCGGGTCTGAAATGAACTGCCTGAGCGTGATTTCACGCCAGTCAACGGGCGACAAACTGCTGTTTTCCAACCCGTTGGTCTATCCGCGCTTTTCCGTGCTCGACCCCATGCGCACCATGAGCCTGCCCATGAAGCAGGTCATCAATGGTGTTGTGGACTCCTTCGTGCATGTGATGGAGCAGTACATGACCTATCCGGTCGACGGCATGGCGCAGGACCGCTTTTCCGAAGGGCTGCTGTCCAGCCTGGTGGAAATCGGGCCGCGTATCGTCGCCACACCGGAAGATTATGATCTGCGCTCCAACCTCATGGGGGTTGCGACCCTGGCACTGAATGGCCTGATCGGCGCGGGCGTGCCGCATGACTGGACCACGCACATGATTGGCCATGAAATCACGGCAAAATACCACATCGACCACGCCCGCACGCTGGCCACGGTGTTCCCCGCCCTGCTGAAGGTGCGGCGCACTGAAAAGCGCGCCAAGCTGCTGCAGTATGCCGCACGGGTATGGAACCTGACCGAAGACAAGGAAGACGAGCGGATCGACGCGGTCATTCGCAAAACCGAGGAATTCTTTGAAAACCTTGGCGTACCAACCCACCTGTCGGCTTACGGCATCGGGGCT